The nucleotide sequence CCTGGCGCAGGCAAGCACACCGTTTGGATCTACAAAGCCACCGAAGCGCACACGGGCGCTATTGCCATTGAGAAAGTGGTAGGCAACAACATAAAGTCGTTGCAGAAGCCGCAGGCGCCGGTCATCGAGTTTATCGGCAACAGCATTACGTGCGGGGCCGCCGCCGACCCGTCGGAAACGCCTTGCGGCACCGGCCAATACCACGACCAACACAACGCCTACATGGCCTATGGCCCACGAGTAGCCCGCGCCCTTAAAACCAACTTTGTGCTAAGCAGCGTTTCAGGCATTGGCATATACCGCAACTGGAACAGCCTTGGTCCTACCATGCCGGAGGTCTACGAAAAGGTTGATTTTCAAGCCACCAACCCGCAGCGCTGGAACTTCAGCACCGTTACGCCCACCGTGGTCAGCATTGCGCTCGGCACCAACGACTTCAGCAACGGCGACGGTAAGAAAGAGCGGTTGCCCTTTGACTCGGCTAGTTTCGTGGGGCGCTACGTGGAATTCGTAGATCTAGTGAAGTCCAAATACCCCAAGGTCCGAATCGCGCTGCTCAGCAGCGCCATGGTCAACGGCAAAAACCGCACGACTCTCCAAAACTGCCTCACCGCCGTCAAGCAGCAAGCCGATACCAGGCATCCAACCGACCAACCGGTAGCGCTGTATTTCTTTCACCCCATGCAGGCCCGTGGCTGCGGCGGCCACCCCAACGTGGAAGACCACGCCATCCTGGCTCAAGAGTTGACCCCGTTCTTTAAAAAGCTAGTGCCGTAGAATAACCTCGCTTAAACTCACCTACTATCAACAACAAGGGCCGTTTCCACAGGAAACGGCCCTTGTTGTTGATAGTAGGTGAGCTTTGAACCTATTAGGAAAGAAGCCCTGTCATTTCGACGTAGGAGGAATCTGGGTTATTTACTCCAACGGCTTCACTCAGATTCCTCCTGCGTCGGAATGACAGGGCTTATTCGGATAAGCTCTTACTTCATATCGTATTTGCCGCGAAACTTACGGTTCAGGTATAGCTGCTTGTTTTCCGGGCTGAAGGCTCGGCCGTCGATGTAGGCGCGGGTGATGTTGTTGGTGCGCATGTCCAACAGGTCGCCCTGGCTAACCACGAGGGTGGCGCTTTTGCCATTTTCGAGGCTGCCGTAGTCTTTGTCGAGGCCCAGGATGCGGGCGGGGCTTAGGGTTACGGCCGTTAGGGCTTGCTCGGGGGTGAGGCCGTGGCCAGCGGCCGTGCCGGCAATAAAGGCCAGGTTGCGGGAGCCGGCCGTTTCCATGCTGCCCTCATAGTCGAGGCAAAAGCGGATACCAGCCTGCTGCAGCATGTTGGGCAGTTTATAGGGCAAATCGTAGTCGTCGCCGGGGCGGCGAGGCAGCGCGTGGGTGCGCGAGAGGACCACCGCAATGTCGTTTTGCTTCAGAAAATCCAGCATCATCCAGGCGTCACGGGCCCCGATAACGGCCACTTTCGTTACGCCCAGGCGCTTAGCAAAGCTGACGGCCTCGATGATTTCCTTGCCGTAATCAGCATGGATAAACAACGTTTTGGACCCGTCGAAAAGGCCGCTCAACGCCGACAGGCGCAGGTTTTCCCGGCGGCCCGGCGCCAGGTTCTTGTAGGCCGAAGCTTCCGTGAACATCTGCTCTAGTTCCCGCAGCTGGGCTTGGCGGTCCTTGTTGCGCTTTTCCAACACCTTTTCGTCTTCGGCGGGGCTGAGTTTGAGCGCCATCAAAGGCCAGTTCAAATGGATACCATCATCAGGACGGACGGCGGCATCCTGCCAGTTCCAAGCGTCGAGCTGCACGATGCTGCTTTGGCCGGAAAGCACGCCGCCCCGGGGCGTAATCTGGGCCAGCAGCACCCCATTGGTTCGTACCGTCGGGATGATGTCGGAATCGGTATTGTAGGCAATCAGGGAGCGGACGTTGGGGTTCATGTTGCCCACTTCCTGCTCGTCCACCGTCGCCCGGATGGATTCGGTTTCAGTGAGCCCGAGCGTGGTATTGGGCAGAATCAGGCCGGGGTACACTTCCTGGCCTTTCACGTCAATCACCTCGTAGCCAGCGCGCTGCGTGAAGCCGCTCTGGTTGCCGGCGTACGTGATACGGCCTTTGTCGAAAGCCACAGCGGCGTCGGGCACTACCGTGCCATTGCCGACGTGCAGGTTGCCGCCCACCAGCAGGATAGGTTTGCTCTGCGGGGCCGCAGGGGTTGGTACTTGCGCGGCGGCCGTATGCGCGGCAAGCAGGCTGAAGTAGAAAAGTAGCTGTTTCATGGTTGCTGTTCTGGGCGTAATCGGATTCCTCTTCTAAGCTTAAGCCAAGATTGAAGAGGGCCGGTCGTTCTACTTGTCTAGTTCTTTATCGGTGCCTTCCGTGTCGCAATGGAAGTGGCCGGTGGCCTTGGCAGTTGGCGTTTGAGTGGGCGCACCGCCTTTCTTAGCCGCCAGCATTTTCTGGATGATGCGCAACCGCTCCCGCTCCATTTCCTGGCGCGCCACCTTGTCTGACTCAATGTCGAAAAACTGCCGTCCATCCACGAAGGTGCGTTCAGCGTGCGCATAAATGCTTAGCGGATGCGTGCTCCACAGCACTACATCGGCATCCTTGCCTTCCTTGATGCTGCCCATCTTGTTGTCGACGTGCAGCATTTTGGCCGGGTTGATGGTCACCAGCTTCAGCGCTTCTTCTTCCGACAAGCCCCCGTATTTCACCGTTTTGGCTGCTTCCTGGTTGAGGCGGCGGCTCATTTCGGCATCGTCGGAGTTGATGGCTACTACAAGGCCGGCATCGTGCATGATGGCGGCGTTGTACGGAATAGCGTCGCGCACTTCGTTTTTGTAGCC is from Hymenobacter tibetensis and encodes:
- a CDS encoding SGNH/GDSL hydrolase family protein, translating into MKTTNAYLLTALCCAALSCAPSRPGTSTSDTLPATSLQPYGRTSINGQQLELISSAVHFGFSFEGEQCQVFASLPNGQGHNYLQYELDGVYQKRIRLTGDSKEPLVIAAPGAGKHTVWIYKATEAHTGAIAIEKVVGNNIKSLQKPQAPVIEFIGNSITCGAAADPSETPCGTGQYHDQHNAYMAYGPRVARALKTNFVLSSVSGIGIYRNWNSLGPTMPEVYEKVDFQATNPQRWNFSTVTPTVVSIALGTNDFSNGDGKKERLPFDSASFVGRYVEFVDLVKSKYPKVRIALLSSAMVNGKNRTTLQNCLTAVKQQADTRHPTDQPVALYFFHPMQARGCGGHPNVEDHAILAQELTPFFKKLVP
- a CDS encoding amidohydrolase family protein, whose amino-acid sequence is MKQLLFYFSLLAAHTAAAQVPTPAAPQSKPILLVGGNLHVGNGTVVPDAAVAFDKGRITYAGNQSGFTQRAGYEVIDVKGQEVYPGLILPNTTLGLTETESIRATVDEQEVGNMNPNVRSLIAYNTDSDIIPTVRTNGVLLAQITPRGGVLSGQSSIVQLDAWNWQDAAVRPDDGIHLNWPLMALKLSPAEDEKVLEKRNKDRQAQLRELEQMFTEASAYKNLAPGRRENLRLSALSGLFDGSKTLFIHADYGKEIIEAVSFAKRLGVTKVAVIGARDAWMMLDFLKQNDIAVVLSRTHALPRRPGDDYDLPYKLPNMLQQAGIRFCLDYEGSMETAGSRNLAFIAGTAAGHGLTPEQALTAVTLSPARILGLDKDYGSLENGKSATLVVSQGDLLDMRTNNITRAYIDGRAFSPENKQLYLNRKFRGKYDMK